Below is a genomic region from Pseudazoarcus pumilus.
TTCTTGCCCGCTACGTCGGGCACGGACCCTGCGAACCACGCTTGCACCATTTTGGCGCAGCGATGCACCACGGCGCTCGCACAATCCCCTCTCATGCTGCGAACAACACGGAAATGCACCCAGCCAGAACGCACAACACATTGTTTTTACTACACAAGCGTCGACATTTGGCATCTGGCACGGGAAGTGCTTTTACACAGTCGCGGAAGCACAAATTTTCAAAGGAGAAAACCATGCAGAAACGCATCATCGCCGCGGCCCTCATCGCCGCCACCCCGTTGTTCGGCGCCAAGCTCGCAATGGCTGACGAACTGCCGATCTCGGCCAACATCAGCATCGTGTCCGACTATGCCTTCCGTGGCATCAGCCAGACCGACCAGCGCCCGGCCCTGCAGGGCGGTTTCGACTACGCGCACGAGAGCGGTTTCTACGTTGGCGTGTGGGGCTCGAACGTGTCCTGGCTGCAGGATCTGGGCGCCTCGGGCAGCAGCCTCGAGATCGACCTCTACGGCGGTTACGCCACCGAACTCGGCCCCTTCGGCGTCGACGTCGGCCTGCTGCAGTACTACTACCCCGGCAGCTACGGCGGCAGCTACAAGGCCGACGGCAACGAGAAGCCGCACACGCTGGAAGGCTACGTCGGCCTGTCCTACGAATTCGTCAGCTTCACCTACTCGCACTCCTTCACCGACCTGTTCGGCATCGCCGACTCGAAGAAATCCAAGTACTACGATCTGTCGGCCTCCTACGAGATCATGGAAGGCCTCACGCTGGACGCGCACTACGGTTACTCGAGCATCAAGAATGCCGACAACTACAAGGACTGGAGCCTCGGCCTGACCAAGTCCTGGGGCGGCTTCGACTTCGGCCTGCACTACGTCGACACCAGCGAGAACAGCAGCCTGATGGACGAGCGTTACGTCGTGTCGGTCAGCAAGAGCTTCTGACCGACACGCCTGAGCAGCAGCGCCTCGGCGTGGTTTTTCTCCTCCTCTCCCACGCCGGCCCGGATGGGCACCTACGGGTGCCCATTTTTTTCGCCCGCAGCCGCACCCAGCGTCACCCGGGCGATCAATCCGCCTTCAGGGTGGTTGGTCAGCCTCACGTCGCCGCCCTGCGCACGCAGCAGGTTGCGTGCAATCGCCAGGCCCAGGCCGGTACCGCCGGTATCGCGGCTGCGCGATGATTCGGTGCGGTAGAACGGTTCGAAGACCTTTTCGAGTTCGTCTTCCGCCATGCCCGGCCCATGATCGCGGATCTCGAGGACGATGCGCTCACGCGCCGCGTGAACAGTGATATCGACTCGTTCGCCGAACTTGATCCCGTTTTCCACGATATTCCACAAGGCGCGTCGCAGCGCCGGGGGGCGCGCCGGACAGGGCCGCCCCGCGCGCCCCGACACGGCAACCTGCCAGCCCAATTCGCGCGCGTCCTCGGTGATCGCATCGAGCAGGCCGTCGATATCCACCGGCTGCAGCGATGTGGCGTCGTCGCGGCTGCGCGCGAAATCCAGCCCTTCGCGGATCAGCGTCTGCATGGCGTCCAGATCGGCGTTGAAACGCTGGCGCAGTGCGGCATCGTCGATTTGCTCGGCACGCAGGCGCAGCCGAGTCACCGGCGTCTGCAGGTCGTGTGAGATCGCCGCGAGAATGCGCGTGCGCTCGCGAATGTGTTCGCGCACGCGCTGCTGCATGCGATTGAACGCCGTGGCGGCGGCGGCGACTTCGGTCGGACCGCCGGTGGGCAGCGGCGCGGCACGCTCCGGATCGTCGCCCAGTCGGTTGGCCGCCTCTGCCATCGCGCGCAGCGGGCGCGTGGCCAGTCGCACCGCGATCCAGCTCAGCACCAGCACGCCGCCGACCAGGGCCGCCAGCGCGGCGAGCAGGCGCGCCGGCGCGGGCGCGCGGAACTCGGGCTGGGGCGGGATGCCCGGCATGTAGACGTTGAGCGGCGCGCCATCGGCCAGACGCACCGACACCAGCAACACGAAACGCGACTCGCCACGGTGATGGTCGCCGCGCGAATGCTCCGAGCGCGGCAACAGATAGGCCGACGCGCGGCGTTCGGGCATCGCTTCCTGCAGCGCGCGCACAAACGGATGATCGGCGTCGAGTTGCCGTGCATTCGAAGGAAACGGGCCGAGCGCCAGGCGCAGGCGTCGCCGACCGAGTTCCTCGATGCGCGCCGCACGCTCGGACGGACCCAGGTGGTCGAGCACGTCGGCCGTGGTCGCGACCTCCTGGGCAACGCCTTCGAACAGTGCCGCGCGACCGACGCGCTCGCGCTCGCCGACGAACAGCGCGAAGCTCGCCGCGAGCACCAGCGCAATGCCGAGCAGCCAGATCGCCATCAGGCGGGCAAAGAGGCTGCGCGGAATCAGATTCACGACGCGTCCGCCGTGACGGCGCGGACTTCGCTGGCGAGCACGTAGCCCTCGTTGCGCACGGTCTTGATGATGGCCGGCTCGCGCGCGCTGTCGCCCAGACGCTGGCGCAGGCGGCTGACCTGCAGGTCGATGGAACGGTCGAACACGTCGGCCTCGCGACCGCGCGTGAGCTCCATCAACTGATCACGGCTGAGCACGCGCTGCGGATGGGCGAGGAACACGGAAAGCAGGCGGTACTCGGCGCCGGACAAGGGCACGACCGTGCCTGCCGCATCGACCAGGTGACGCGCGACGGTGTCCAGCCGCCAGTCGCCGAAGCGCAGTTCACGCACCGCAGCCGACGCCGCGGCGTCGAGGTTGGGCGGCAGCGCGCGCGTACGCCTCAGGATGGCGCGGATGCGCGCGAACAGTTCGCGCGGCACGAAGGGCTTGGGCACATAGTCGTCGGCGCCCATCTCCAGCCCCACGATGCGGTCCATGTCCTCGCCGCGCGCGGTCAGCATCAGTACCGGAATGCCCGCCCGCGGACCGCCGGACGCGCGCAGATTGCGGCACAGCGTCAGCCCGTCCTCGCCGGGCATCATCAGATCGAGCACGATCAGATCGATGCGGTGCGCGTCGAGCGCGGCGCGCATCTCGCGCCCGTTGGCCGCGAGCGTGCAGCGCAGCCCCTGCTTCTCGAGATAGTCGGCGAGCAGTTCGCGAATCTCGCGGTCGTCGTCGACGATCAGGACATGGTCTTGGGCGTGGCTCATCGGAATCTCCTCGACACGCATCTTAAGCCGGCCGGGGCACGGCTTTGTATCCCAGCGTATCGCAGTCAGTACCGGACAAAGAGCGCTGCAACAAGGCCACCTGCGGACAAACGCCGCTTACATCGCGGTGATGCAATGGCCGTGTCGCCCGAACCCGGGCGCCCAACGCAACAGGAGTACACCATGAAGACCTGGATCAAGACCACGCTCGCCGCCTCGCTGATCGCCGCCACCGCAGCCGGCGCCGGCACCGCACTGGCCCGCGGCGGCGACTGCGCCGCACGCGGCAGCGAAGACCGGCCGCACGCCCAGCGCATGGCGCCCGAAGAGCGCGCCACGCACATGGGCGAGCAGGTGGAACTCAAGCTCGCGCGCCTGGAACTGGCGCTGGCACTGACGCCGGAACAGCGCCCCGCCTGGGACGCGCTGGCCGCCACCGTGCGCGCCCGGACCGGCGCCATGGCCGAGCGCATGCGTGAGCATCGTGACGCCGGCCGGCCCGACACCGCCGTCGATCGCATCGCCCGCATGGAGCAGATGAGCGGGCGCATGCACTCGGCCAGCGGCGAGCTCCGCCAGGCCGTCGAGGGCTTGTACGCGAAGCTGTCCGACGCACAGAAGATCGTCTTCGACGCCGACTTTGCCCTGCCCGGCCACGGCCGCTTCGGCCCGCAGGCCAGGGGCTCGCGCGGCGAACACCACGGCGACGGCGCGCGCCACGAACAGCGTCGTCACGGCGGCCACGAGCACGGTCACGGCCGCGGCTGAGCAAGCGTCACAAACGCAACGGCCACCCCGAGGGGTGGCCGTTTTTCGTCGCGCCGACCGGCTTCAGGCGCGCGCGAAGGCCGCGTCGATTTCGGCGCGCAGCGCTGCATAGTCGTTCGTCACCGGATACTGCGGGAACTCGCGGATGACGTTCTCGGGCGGATGGAAGAGGATGCCGCCGTGAGCCTCGCCGAGCATCGCCGTGTCGTTGTACGAGTCGCCCGCCGCGACCACGGTGAAGTTCAGTTCCTTGAAACGGCGCACCGCCTCGCGCTTCTGGTCGGGCATGCGCAGATGGTAGTTCACGACCCGGCCGGCCTCGTCCGCCTCCAGACTGTGGCAGAACAGCGTCGGCCAGCCGAGCTGGCGCATGAGCGGGTGAGCGAACTCGTAGAAGGTATCGGACAGGATCACCACCTGGTAATCCTCGCGCAGCGCGTCGAGGAAGGCGCGTGCACCGTCCATCGGCGCCATCGTCGAGATCACTTCCTGGATCTGCGGCAGGCCCAGCGACTGCTGCGCCAGGATGTCCAGACGATAGCGCATCAAGGTGTCGTAGTCCGGCTCGTCACGCGTGGTGCGGCGCAGCTCCGG
It encodes:
- a CDS encoding Spy/CpxP family protein refolding chaperone, whose translation is MKTWIKTTLAASLIAATAAGAGTALARGGDCAARGSEDRPHAQRMAPEERATHMGEQVELKLARLELALALTPEQRPAWDALAATVRARTGAMAERMREHRDAGRPDTAVDRIARMEQMSGRMHSASGELRQAVEGLYAKLSDAQKIVFDADFALPGHGRFGPQARGSRGEHHGDGARHEQRRHGGHEHGHGRG
- a CDS encoding response regulator, coding for MSHAQDHVLIVDDDREIRELLADYLEKQGLRCTLAANGREMRAALDAHRIDLIVLDLMMPGEDGLTLCRNLRASGGPRAGIPVLMLTARGEDMDRIVGLEMGADDYVPKPFVPRELFARIRAILRRTRALPPNLDAAASAAVRELRFGDWRLDTVARHLVDAAGTVVPLSGAEYRLLSVFLAHPQRVLSRDQLMELTRGREADVFDRSIDLQVSRLRQRLGDSAREPAIIKTVRNEGYVLASEVRAVTADAS
- the thrH gene encoding bifunctional phosphoserine phosphatase/homoserine phosphotransferase ThrH — translated: MKIVCLDLEGVLVPEIWIEFAERAGVPELRRTTRDEPDYDTLMRYRLDILAQQSLGLPQIQEVISTMAPMDGARAFLDALREDYQVVILSDTFYEFAHPLMRQLGWPTLFCHSLEADEAGRVVNYHLRMPDQKREAVRRFKELNFTVVAAGDSYNDTAMLGEAHGGILFHPPENVIREFPQYPVTNDYAALRAEIDAAFARA
- a CDS encoding ATP-binding protein, with protein sequence MAIWLLGIALVLAASFALFVGERERVGRAALFEGVAQEVATTADVLDHLGPSERAARIEELGRRRLRLALGPFPSNARQLDADHPFVRALQEAMPERRASAYLLPRSEHSRGDHHRGESRFVLLVSVRLADGAPLNVYMPGIPPQPEFRAPAPARLLAALAALVGGVLVLSWIAVRLATRPLRAMAEAANRLGDDPERAAPLPTGGPTEVAAAATAFNRMQQRVREHIRERTRILAAISHDLQTPVTRLRLRAEQIDDAALRQRFNADLDAMQTLIREGLDFARSRDDATSLQPVDIDGLLDAITEDARELGWQVAVSGRAGRPCPARPPALRRALWNIVENGIKFGERVDITVHAARERIVLEIRDHGPGMAEDELEKVFEPFYRTESSRSRDTGGTGLGLAIARNLLRAQGGDVRLTNHPEGGLIARVTLGAAAGEKNGHP
- a CDS encoding TorF family putative porin, which gives rise to MQKRIIAAALIAATPLFGAKLAMADELPISANISIVSDYAFRGISQTDQRPALQGGFDYAHESGFYVGVWGSNVSWLQDLGASGSSLEIDLYGGYATELGPFGVDVGLLQYYYPGSYGGSYKADGNEKPHTLEGYVGLSYEFVSFTYSHSFTDLFGIADSKKSKYYDLSASYEIMEGLTLDAHYGYSSIKNADNYKDWSLGLTKSWGGFDFGLHYVDTSENSSLMDERYVVSVSKSF